From a region of the Streptomyces sp. NBC_01454 genome:
- a CDS encoding HdeD family acid-resistance protein, producing the protein MTSSFDSSGAGPPRGTEPQDASGTESLGGLANMGWQALLTMGLAAIALGVVVLAWPQETLRVVGVLFGVYLLVIGVFQLAAAFGTHVPRHLRALHFLAGAVSVLLGLICFRGTLESILLLALWIGFGWLVRGIMVTATAASAPREMPARGWMLFSGILGLLAGTVLIVAPFTSIAALTLTVSIMAIVLGVVEVFHAIRMRADVGRLAPGTTAERRPLFHSRPHPQH; encoded by the coding sequence ATGACCTCTTCCTTCGATTCCTCAGGTGCCGGTCCGCCGCGCGGCACCGAGCCACAGGACGCCTCCGGCACCGAAAGCCTGGGTGGCTTGGCCAACATGGGCTGGCAGGCCCTTCTCACCATGGGCCTGGCTGCCATCGCACTGGGTGTCGTGGTCCTTGCCTGGCCACAGGAGACGCTGCGGGTCGTTGGCGTGCTCTTCGGCGTCTATCTGCTGGTCATCGGTGTCTTCCAGCTGGCCGCTGCCTTCGGCACGCATGTCCCCCGGCATCTTCGGGCGCTGCATTTCCTCGCCGGTGCGGTCTCCGTCCTCCTCGGTCTGATCTGCTTCCGGGGCACGTTGGAGTCGATTCTGCTGCTCGCCCTGTGGATCGGCTTCGGTTGGCTGGTGCGCGGCATCATGGTGACAGCAACGGCCGCCTCCGCACCCCGGGAGATGCCGGCACGAGGCTGGATGCTGTTCTCCGGAATCCTCGGCTTGTTGGCAGGCACCGTGCTGATCGTCGCGCCGTTCACCTCGATCGCCGCGCTCACCCTGACGGTGAGCATCATGGCCATAGTCCTTGGGGTGGTTGAGGTATTCCACGCCATAAGGATGCGGGCCGACGTCGGCCGCCTCGCTCCCGGCACCACTGCCGAGCGACGGCCGCTGTTCCACTCCCGGCCGCACCCCCAGCACTGA
- a CDS encoding NADase-type glycan-binding domain-containing protein → MATDHTTCPDCGAPAPQTGQSFCDSCGAFLRWDRPTTPTTPTAPPSTPPAPAPPAPPASSPSGPPPDAARAHPATSGPDDTPVRPAAPNDAVRPDAGTPSPLPHQAGDEDPTTPLPATDGDGAAPPRPAPTHAPPGERKVSETGIRALLVPVPDAVPTAPPEAPGGVLPGRPDAARPRVRTPHAAPEPVDGTPCPTCAKPNAPGRHFCHSCATPLTHSTRPEAEGPYAGERPRLHRDRTRWVTRAVVAAALAAVVVGGIIGGPPAARAVQDHFADRVQVPAATWKASHSGPEHGAKLAFDTYSNTWWGTGYSGASDGQYLEAGFGQPTDLLNLVITPGASPRTPQAADPARPHEFDVLVTDSAGKQHLSHYRLNDGGPQNIDVHVRDALTVRLILHSAYGATDKKQVAIAELEFFGRSGG, encoded by the coding sequence ATGGCCACCGACCACACCACCTGCCCGGACTGCGGCGCCCCGGCCCCCCAGACGGGCCAGTCCTTCTGCGACTCCTGCGGAGCCTTCCTCCGCTGGGACCGCCCCACGACACCCACGACACCCACCGCACCGCCGTCCACGCCGCCGGCACCCGCACCACCCGCACCACCCGCGTCCTCGCCGTCAGGGCCCCCGCCGGACGCGGCTCGTGCACACCCCGCGACGAGCGGCCCGGACGACACCCCTGTGCGCCCCGCCGCTCCGAACGACGCCGTACGGCCCGACGCCGGCACTCCTTCCCCCCTCCCGCATCAGGCCGGCGACGAGGACCCGACCACCCCGCTCCCGGCCACCGACGGCGACGGGGCAGCCCCGCCCCGGCCGGCCCCGACGCACGCTCCGCCCGGCGAGCGGAAAGTCTCCGAGACCGGCATCCGCGCCCTCCTGGTCCCCGTCCCGGATGCCGTGCCCACGGCGCCCCCGGAGGCGCCCGGCGGTGTGCTGCCCGGCCGGCCCGATGCGGCCCGGCCCCGGGTCCGCACCCCACACGCCGCCCCCGAGCCCGTGGACGGAACGCCCTGCCCGACCTGCGCCAAGCCCAACGCCCCAGGCCGCCACTTCTGCCACAGCTGTGCCACCCCCCTCACCCACTCCACCCGCCCGGAGGCCGAGGGCCCGTACGCCGGAGAGCGCCCGCGCCTGCACCGTGACCGCACCCGGTGGGTCACCCGTGCCGTGGTGGCCGCCGCCCTCGCCGCCGTAGTGGTGGGCGGCATCATCGGGGGGCCACCGGCCGCACGGGCCGTCCAGGACCACTTCGCCGACCGCGTCCAGGTGCCCGCCGCCACCTGGAAGGCCTCGCACTCCGGCCCCGAACACGGCGCGAAGCTCGCCTTCGACACCTACTCCAACACCTGGTGGGGCACGGGCTACTCGGGCGCTTCCGACGGCCAGTACCTGGAGGCCGGATTCGGCCAGCCCACCGACCTGCTGAACCTGGTGATCACCCCCGGCGCCTCCCCCCGCACCCCACAGGCCGCCGACCCGGCCCGCCCCCACGAGTTCGACGTCCTCGTGACCGACTCCGCAGGCAAGCAACACCTCTCCCACTACCGCCTCAACGACGGCGGCCCACAGAACATCGACGTCCACGTACGGGACGCCCTGACCGTCCGCCTGATCCTGCACTCCGCCTACGGCGCCACCGACAAGAAGCAAGTAGCCATCGCGGAGCTGGAGTTCTTCGGACGGTCAGGGGGCTGA
- a CDS encoding SDR family oxidoreductase encodes MNAMDTNALTTRTADQTAAGTAADAPLAGCVALVTGASSGMGAATARALARQGAALALVARRTERLEELADAIRDQGGSCLALTADLSDTTQARRAVEEAASHFGRLDVLVNSAGYVALGAVEESNPDDLERMVDLNFTTVLHTSQAALPHLLRAAADGPRGVADLVNVSSVAGRRARKYLGVYSATKHAVGAISEALRQEVTARGVRVGLIEPGFTATEMTVDTALAAASGMPQDAWLQAEDIARSITFMITQPRHAAINEMVVRPTASED; translated from the coding sequence ATGAACGCCATGGATACGAACGCCCTGACCACCAGGACCGCGGACCAGACCGCGGCGGGCACTGCCGCCGATGCACCACTGGCGGGATGTGTGGCCCTGGTAACCGGTGCATCGAGCGGCATGGGGGCGGCCACCGCCCGGGCTCTGGCCCGGCAGGGCGCAGCGCTCGCACTGGTCGCCCGTCGCACCGAGCGGTTGGAGGAACTGGCCGACGCGATCCGCGACCAGGGCGGCTCGTGCCTCGCCCTCACCGCCGACCTGAGTGACACGACGCAGGCGCGGCGAGCCGTCGAGGAGGCCGCGAGCCATTTCGGACGACTCGACGTGCTGGTCAACAGCGCCGGATACGTAGCACTGGGCGCGGTGGAAGAAAGCAACCCCGACGACTTGGAGCGGATGGTCGACCTGAATTTCACGACCGTCCTGCACACGTCGCAGGCGGCCCTGCCGCACCTGTTGCGGGCTGCGGCCGATGGCCCGCGCGGGGTCGCCGATCTCGTGAATGTCAGCTCGGTCGCGGGCCGGAGGGCACGTAAATACCTCGGCGTCTACTCGGCGACGAAGCACGCGGTCGGCGCGATCAGCGAGGCCCTGCGCCAGGAAGTGACCGCCCGGGGCGTCCGGGTCGGCCTGATCGAGCCGGGCTTCACCGCAACAGAGATGACGGTGGACACCGCGCTCGCCGCCGCCAGTGGCATGCCGCAGGACGCCTGGCTGCAGGCCGAAGACATCGCCCGCTCCATCACCTTCATGATCACCCAGCCTCGGCACGCCGCGATCAACGAGATGGTGGTGCGCCCGACGGCCTCGGAAGACTGA
- a CDS encoding alpha/beta fold hydrolase, producing the protein MPTVTTRDGVEIFYKDWGRGRPVVFIHGWPLNADAWEDQMKLVADNGFRGIAHDRRGHGRSGQPWDGYDFDTFADDLNDLITSLDLREVTLVAHSMGGGELARYIGRHGTDRISRALLLSAITPLMLQTDSNPEGVPAEVFESIKNGIIKERSQFWKDLAPAFFGANRPGNDVTQGNQDAYWFMAMHQSIKAGVDCVTAFAETDFTEDLKKFDIPTLLVHGDDDQIVPIDTTGRKAAQLIPNAVLKVYEGGSHGIAAVPGEKEKFNRDLLDFLQS; encoded by the coding sequence ATGCCTACTGTGACCACACGTGACGGTGTCGAGATCTTCTACAAGGACTGGGGCCGTGGGCGCCCGGTCGTCTTCATCCACGGCTGGCCGCTGAACGCGGACGCGTGGGAGGACCAGATGAAGCTGGTCGCCGATAACGGCTTCCGCGGCATCGCCCATGACCGCCGGGGCCACGGCCGGTCCGGCCAGCCCTGGGACGGCTACGACTTCGACACCTTCGCCGACGACCTGAACGACCTGATCACCTCGCTCGACCTGCGAGAGGTCACCCTGGTCGCCCACTCCATGGGCGGCGGCGAACTCGCCCGGTACATCGGACGCCACGGAACCGACCGGATCAGCAGGGCCCTGCTGCTCTCGGCGATCACACCCCTGATGCTCCAGACCGACAGCAACCCCGAGGGTGTGCCGGCCGAGGTGTTCGAGAGCATCAAGAACGGCATCATCAAGGAACGCTCGCAGTTCTGGAAGGACTTGGCGCCCGCCTTCTTCGGTGCCAACCGCCCGGGCAACGATGTCACGCAGGGCAACCAGGACGCGTACTGGTTCATGGCCATGCACCAGAGCATCAAGGCGGGCGTGGACTGCGTGACGGCGTTCGCGGAGACGGACTTCACCGAGGACCTGAAGAAGTTCGACATCCCCACCCTCCTCGTGCACGGCGACGACGACCAGATCGTGCCGATCGACACCACCGGCCGCAAGGCCGCGCAACTCATCCCCAACGCCGTCCTCAAGGTCTACGAGGGCGGCTCCCACGGCATCGCCGCTGTCCCAGGAGAGAAGGAGAAGTTCAACCGGGACCTCCTGGACTTCCTCCAGAGCTGA
- a CDS encoding DUF1330 domain-containing protein: MTAYAIVHARKITMGPSIKEYLERIEATSQPFRGQFLVHGGDVEVVEGDWPGSVVVIAFPDLDLAHAWYASAAYQEILPLRTQNAEADMIFVQGVSAEHRATDLPAH; encoded by the coding sequence ATGACCGCATACGCCATCGTCCATGCACGCAAGATCACTATGGGCCCGTCGATCAAGGAGTACCTGGAGCGGATCGAAGCCACCTCGCAGCCCTTCCGCGGACAGTTCCTGGTGCACGGCGGGGACGTCGAGGTAGTCGAGGGCGACTGGCCGGGCAGCGTGGTCGTCATAGCCTTCCCGGACCTCGATCTGGCCCACGCCTGGTATGCGTCGGCCGCCTACCAGGAGATCCTCCCGCTCCGCACGCAGAACGCGGAAGCCGACATGATCTTCGTCCAGGGGGTCTCCGCCGAGCACCGCGCCACCGACCTCCCCGCGCACTGA
- a CDS encoding TetR/AcrR family transcriptional regulator has product MPDIKHFNPDTALERVERLFWQHGAAEASIQDVADVTGLNRSSLYSTFGSKRDLYLAALRRYVQQRAQPRCRQLAEDEQGLPAIQDFFTGLIEARCSGEYAGWGCMIVNAYIGAERGDPDVRTLLDDYHQWLRDAMRAVLETARRRGQLSPAVPDATAETLVLLAYGVNVRSRAGADADSLLDTVTATLALLGLEAQDSI; this is encoded by the coding sequence ATGCCCGACATCAAGCACTTCAACCCGGACACGGCGCTGGAGCGCGTGGAGCGGCTGTTCTGGCAGCACGGCGCGGCCGAGGCGTCGATCCAGGACGTCGCCGACGTGACGGGCCTCAACCGCTCCAGCCTGTACTCCACCTTCGGCAGCAAGCGCGACCTATACCTGGCCGCTCTGCGTCGCTACGTGCAGCAACGCGCGCAGCCCAGGTGCCGGCAGCTGGCAGAGGACGAGCAGGGGCTGCCCGCCATCCAGGACTTCTTCACCGGGCTGATCGAAGCGCGCTGCTCGGGCGAGTACGCAGGCTGGGGCTGCATGATCGTCAACGCCTACATCGGCGCCGAGCGCGGCGACCCCGACGTCCGCACCCTCCTGGACGACTACCACCAGTGGTTGCGGGACGCGATGCGCGCCGTGCTCGAAACAGCCCGCCGACGTGGACAGCTGTCCCCGGCCGTCCCCGACGCCACGGCCGAGACGCTGGTACTGCTCGCCTACGGCGTGAACGTGCGCTCTCGCGCCGGAGCCGACGCCGATTCGCTCCTCGACACCGTCACCGCCACCCTCGCGCTCCTCGGCCTGGAGGCCCAGGACTCCATCTGA
- a CDS encoding DUF5994 family protein, with amino-acid sequence MAESDIPYGAELPDAVHQSVKAGTVLVRLQTTHAREGILDGAWWPRSRDISTELPGLVTALTEHLGPVTRIGLDADSWEGLPTRLVIDERVVHIDSFPVSDDTVLITRGDQDYFTLLVVPPHATPEAARSAMARAVRADNPDQAEKILIDTGTGRARPLTGDLGPALENRDAD; translated from the coding sequence ATGGCCGAATCCGATATCCCGTACGGCGCCGAGCTGCCCGACGCGGTCCACCAGTCCGTGAAAGCCGGGACGGTGCTCGTCCGGCTGCAGACGACGCATGCCCGCGAGGGGATTCTCGACGGAGCATGGTGGCCCCGCTCCCGCGACATCAGCACCGAGCTTCCCGGCCTGGTCACCGCGCTGACCGAGCATCTCGGCCCGGTCACGCGCATCGGTCTGGACGCCGACAGCTGGGAAGGACTGCCAACACGGCTGGTCATCGACGAGCGGGTCGTGCACATCGACTCGTTCCCGGTCAGTGACGACACCGTCCTGATCACCCGCGGAGATCAGGACTACTTCACCCTGCTCGTGGTCCCGCCCCACGCGACGCCCGAGGCGGCACGGTCCGCGATGGCCAGAGCCGTCCGGGCCGACAACCCTGACCAGGCCGAAAAGATCCTCATCGACACCGGCACCGGACGTGCCCGCCCGCTCACCGGGGATCTCGGACCCGCCTTGGAGAATCGCGACGCGGACTGA
- a CDS encoding peroxiredoxin-like family protein, with protein MSLQDELRGLRDQYKNGRKLPPDALEIIDRGMRELAAAGLADRALGVGAQAPRFVLPAVVGQQVALDGLLAEGPVVLAFYRGAWCPFCNLALRALQQHHDAITARGARLVAVSPQSPDDSLSLAEKEQLSFDVLSDIGSDTAKQYGIAFDLSDELGALYDRLGIDLQRVNAGHSRTLPLPATYVIDRTGVIQWAFVETDHTVRAEPADILATLDALS; from the coding sequence GTGAGCCTCCAGGATGAGTTGCGCGGCCTGCGCGACCAGTACAAAAACGGGCGGAAGCTTCCACCGGACGCCCTTGAGATCATCGACCGGGGCATGCGCGAGCTCGCCGCAGCCGGTCTGGCGGACCGCGCCCTCGGCGTGGGTGCGCAAGCCCCGCGCTTCGTGCTTCCCGCAGTCGTCGGACAGCAGGTCGCGCTGGACGGTCTCCTCGCCGAAGGCCCTGTGGTCCTGGCCTTCTACCGCGGCGCATGGTGTCCGTTCTGCAACCTCGCCCTGCGCGCCCTCCAGCAGCACCACGACGCCATCACCGCCCGCGGCGCACGCCTGGTGGCCGTCTCGCCACAGAGCCCCGACGATTCCCTTTCGCTGGCCGAGAAGGAACAACTTTCCTTCGACGTCCTCAGCGACATCGGCTCCGACACCGCGAAGCAGTACGGAATCGCCTTCGATCTCTCCGACGAACTGGGCGCCCTGTACGACCGGTTGGGTATCGACCTCCAGCGCGTCAACGCCGGCCATTCCCGCACCCTGCCCCTGCCCGCCACCTACGTCATCGACCGCACCGGCGTCATCCAATGGGCGTTCGTCGAGACCGACCACACCGTGCGCGCCGAACCCGCCGACATCCTGGCCACACTCGACGCCCTGAGCTGA
- a CDS encoding MerR family transcriptional regulator produces MPPHSPRPVDHLDDDDYPAYTMGRAAEMIGTTPAFLRTLGENRLITPLRSEGGHRRYSRYQLRIAARARELVDAGTQIEAACRIIILEDQLEEAQRINDELHTRGATS; encoded by the coding sequence ATGCCCCCTCACAGTCCCCGCCCCGTCGACCATCTCGACGACGACGATTACCCCGCCTACACCATGGGCCGGGCCGCCGAAATGATCGGCACCACCCCCGCCTTCCTCCGCACCCTCGGCGAGAACCGCCTGATCACCCCGCTGCGCTCCGAAGGCGGCCACCGCCGCTACTCCCGCTACCAGCTGCGCATCGCCGCCCGCGCCCGCGAACTCGTCGACGCCGGCACCCAGATCGAGGCCGCCTGCCGCATCATCATTCTCGAAGACCAGCTCGAAGAAGCCCAGCGCATCAACGACGAACTCCACACCCGCGGCGCCACCTCGTAA
- a CDS encoding diacylglycerol/lipid kinase family protein, translating into MMNPRSGGGSPARFDLANQVEGMGARVWSTSVDDDAASLARLAVREGAEVLGVAGGDGTISAVAAVAADTDRPLLVLPAGTRNHFARDLGLDIRNPVSSLSALIDGVPTRVDLGLVGPRVFINNVSFGPYADALLEPGYREDKVRALASVTPDYLTGRQCVEADVDTPRGAVHFPQVVLVSNNPYHIATPRYLGRRFTLTSGLLGALVLKRPTDTPPDLLRHLRSELLRQQPGPGTAGDAASAWRAASITLRGRGRQLDAGIDGEAVTLPLPVTCETWPGALQVLLPRDRPGIPSEPVPGLQRAPRGP; encoded by the coding sequence GTGATGAATCCACGCTCGGGCGGCGGCAGTCCTGCTCGTTTCGACCTGGCCAACCAGGTCGAGGGCATGGGAGCGCGGGTCTGGTCGACCAGTGTCGATGACGACGCGGCGTCACTCGCGAGGCTCGCCGTCCGGGAGGGGGCTGAGGTACTGGGAGTGGCGGGCGGAGATGGCACGATCTCGGCCGTGGCTGCGGTGGCCGCCGACACGGATCGGCCGTTGTTGGTGCTCCCGGCAGGCACGCGCAACCACTTCGCCCGGGATCTTGGCCTCGACATCCGCAACCCGGTGTCCTCACTGAGCGCCCTGATCGATGGCGTGCCCACACGTGTGGATCTCGGCTTGGTAGGCCCGCGCGTCTTCATCAACAACGTCTCTTTCGGCCCCTACGCCGACGCCTTGCTGGAGCCTGGGTACCGGGAGGACAAGGTGCGCGCCCTCGCTTCGGTCACACCCGATTACCTCACGGGAAGGCAATGCGTCGAAGCCGACGTGGACACCCCGCGGGGAGCCGTCCACTTCCCGCAGGTGGTGCTGGTCTCCAACAACCCTTACCACATCGCCACTCCCCGCTACCTTGGGCGTCGCTTCACGCTCACCTCAGGACTGCTCGGCGCCCTCGTGCTGAAGCGTCCGACCGACACCCCACCAGACCTCCTCCGACACCTGCGTAGTGAGCTGCTGCGGCAGCAGCCCGGTCCAGGTACGGCAGGTGATGCAGCGAGCGCCTGGCGGGCGGCCAGCATTACGTTGCGCGGCCGGGGGCGGCAACTGGATGCAGGGATCGATGGCGAAGCCGTAACGCTGCCTCTTCCGGTCACGTGCGAAACCTGGCCAGGTGCACTGCAAGTGCTGCTGCCGAGAGACCGACCAGGAATCCCATCGGAGCCGGTGCCCGGGCTCCAGCGAGCACCGCGTGGCCCCTGA